The Sulfurimonas sp. HSL3-2 genome segment AAGACAGCAGCATCTTCATATGTCTTATATACCTGCATAAAATATTTTTTATCGTAAGCACCGCTTTCTTGGTCTAGATCCGTATTATTCTCAGTCATAATACGCTTGATAAGATCTCGGGTAATATCCGTAAATGCAGCGATCTGATAATCCTCGACACTGCTGTCAACCCTCACAGAAAAAGCGCAAGGTTCGAAGTTAGGAGTCATCATACTGACTATCCTGTCTATCTCCTCCAGCTTCATGATGGCATCTAACCAATTTTCATCCTCTGCGACTTTCTCTTTATGAAAATATGAAGGATGAGGGACAAAGCTGTCAATGACCTCTCCAAAACCTCTTGTGTACTCTTTGAGCGATGAAACGCTAAAAAAAGCGTTAAATGCGGAGTTTGACAAGATTGGCTGTCCCCCTTTAAAGACCACGATCAGATCTTTCTCAGAATTTATAATAGTCTGCACCAAAGCTAAGCTAGTTTCTTCTGTCATATCACACCCATAATTTTTGTTTAAAATATCTTACAATAATGGAACTTATATAAGCAAATATCTAAAAAATTTGTTGAGAAAGAGAAAAATATATGTCAAAATCACTATATCTACAACTTTTTTAGTACTTTATGTTATATAATGTACAGATTATGTTTATATTGTTTATAACAAGCAGTGCAGATCATCTTGGATATTACAAAGGAAAATAATGGAAGAGACAATGGAACAAACTACAGAAGAGAAGATAGTGATCAGAAACAGAAGAACAGCAAAAGGTCCGCTAAAGCCGCTGATATTTTTATCATTGCAAGTCATTCTTTTAGAACTTATCAGCTATATACTTTTGAATCTATTCGACACCTTGACTATTTTAAGTCTTGGTTTTATAGCAGTTATACAGATCGTATCTTTTATCGTTATGATAGACGGATACAAAAGAGTTATGGCAAGACAGAAAGAGAGCGCTCCTGTGCCGGTACATGAAGAGACTCTTACCGACCTTGTAGAAACACCAGAAAATACTCCACAATCATAAAACAGACTTTTTATATCAAGTATGTCAAGTCCCTTTATTTAGGACTTTTCATCTTGCTTCATCTACGACCTGATATAATACGAAAATAATTACACCAATTTAAAAAGAATCAAATGATACAACTTATAAATATCTCTAAAAGTTTTACCTCTCAGGAACTTTTTACAGATCTGAACTTCAAACTTAATCCCGGTAATAAAGTCGGACTTGTGGGCAGAAACGGGAGCGGAAAATCTACCCTTTTTAAGATCATCCTCGGTGAAGAGACACCAGACAGCGGAGAGGTCGTCGTACCAAAAGGCTACAAGATAGGCGCACTCAGACAGCATCTTGAGTTTAGCGAAGCGACCATAAGAGATGAAGTAGCTCTGGCTCTTAGCGAAGATGACAAGTTCAGCATCTACAAAGTGGAGAAGATCCTTTTCGGCCTTGGCTTTTCCCATGAAGATCTGGACAAAAGTCCCCTCTCCTTCTCAGGAGGCTATCAGATACGTCTTAATCTGGCAAAGCTCTTAGTAGCCGAACCAAACCTGCTTCTTTTAGATGAGCCTACCAACTACCTCGATATCGTCTCTCTCCGCTGGCTGAAAAGCTTTTTAAAAGCGTTTGAGGGTGAAGTGATCCTCATTACCCACGACAGAGACTTTATGGACGGCATCACGACTCACACGATGGGGATCATCCGTAGATCGTTAAACATCATCGCGGGAGATACGCATAAGTTCTATGCTCAGTTAAAAGCCGATGAAGAGCTGTATGAAAAACAGAAGATCAGTCAGGACAAAAAAGTCAAAGAGCTTGAAGAGTTCATAGCCAAAAACAAAGCACGCGCTTCAACCGCAGCCCTTGCACAGTCAAAGGTAAAACAGCTTGAAAAGATGGACCTGCTTGAAGACCTAGGATACGATTCGACTCTCAAGTTCGACTTTAATTTCAAAGACACTCCTGCGAAAGTCCTGCTTGAAGTAAAAGACCTGAGTTTTGGATACACGCCTGACAACATTCTCTTTAAAAATATCTCTTTTGCTCTGGCAAAAGGGGAATGTCTGGGTATCATCGGGAAAAACGGTAAAGGAAAGTCTACACTTTTAAATACCATCGCCGGAGAGTTAAAACCGCTTAGCGGAGAGGTCAATTTTCATACGACGACCGAGTATGCCCATTTCGGACAAACCAATATCTCTCATCTTAGTCCTAATAATACCGTTATGGATGAGATCTATCTGGGCAATCCTAAGCTGTCAGAATCAACGGTGCGAAGTATCTGCGGCGGGATGATGTTCAGCGGCGAGAGTGCCAAAAAGAAGATATCGCTTCTTTCAGGCGGTGAGAAAAGCCGCGTTATGCTGGGACAGATACTCGCACGTGATGTCAACCTGCTCTTTTTGGATGAGCCTACCAACCACTTGGATATGGATTCCATAGAAGCCCTTACCGTCGCCATACAGAACTTCAAAGGTTCTGTCATTATCGTCACCCACTCCGAAGAGATGCTTCGCCGCGTGTGCGACAGACTTATCATCTTCGGCAAAGAGGGTGCAGAATATTTTGACGGCGGGTATGATCTGTTCTTAGAAAAAATAGGCTGGGAAGATGAAGAGGCAGAGGAAAAACCAAAAACCGCTCCTAAAGTCAACAGACAGGAGAACAAAAAGCTAAGAGCCGCACTTATACAAGAGCGAAGCAAACTCACCTCGCCTTTGAAAAAAGAGGTCGAAAGTGCAGAGAAGTTCATTATCAAGACCGAGGAACAGTTAGAGGTATATCACGAGGAGCTCGTAAAAGCTTCAAATGCTTCGGACAACTCAAAGATAATGGAGCTCTCGCAGCTTATCTCTCAACTTGAAAATGGTATCGAAGAAAAGTTCGAACTTCTTGAAGAAAGTCAAACGAAATTAGACGAGATACTCAAAGAGTATGAGACAAAACTAAGTGAACTGGGAGAATGATTATGAAAACTGAACTCTATTTTTTACGCTCGTCCGAGCAGAAGATCGCATCGGACATGCTTCACTTCGCCTACCGCCTTGATGAGATCGGCAAGACGCTGGAGGACTTTCCCGAGCTTGATATCTACACGAAGCATTATGGTCTAAGCACAAGAG includes the following:
- a CDS encoding ABC-F family ATP-binding cassette domain-containing protein produces the protein MIQLINISKSFTSQELFTDLNFKLNPGNKVGLVGRNGSGKSTLFKIILGEETPDSGEVVVPKGYKIGALRQHLEFSEATIRDEVALALSEDDKFSIYKVEKILFGLGFSHEDLDKSPLSFSGGYQIRLNLAKLLVAEPNLLLLDEPTNYLDIVSLRWLKSFLKAFEGEVILITHDRDFMDGITTHTMGIIRRSLNIIAGDTHKFYAQLKADEELYEKQKISQDKKVKELEEFIAKNKARASTAALAQSKVKQLEKMDLLEDLGYDSTLKFDFNFKDTPAKVLLEVKDLSFGYTPDNILFKNISFALAKGECLGIIGKNGKGKSTLLNTIAGELKPLSGEVNFHTTTEYAHFGQTNISHLSPNNTVMDEIYLGNPKLSESTVRSICGGMMFSGESAKKKISLLSGGEKSRVMLGQILARDVNLLFLDEPTNHLDMDSIEALTVAIQNFKGSVIIVTHSEEMLRRVCDRLIIFGKEGAEYFDGGYDLFLEKIGWEDEEAEEKPKTAPKVNRQENKKLRAALIQERSKLTSPLKKEVESAEKFIIKTEEQLEVYHEELVKASNASDNSKIMELSQLISQLENGIEEKFELLEESQTKLDEILKEYETKLSELGE